The following proteins come from a genomic window of Trueperaceae bacterium:
- a CDS encoding alkaline phosphatase family protein: protein MPRVLYISSDGMRPDAISAARADNLLSLMSRGAYTLGACSVMPSVSLPCHMSIFHSVPPQRHGIVQNTFTPMARPVPGLIDVLQEAGRKCCSFYSWEPLRDVSRPGRLAVSSLIAYRRNPEEADDLVVRAALPHLSSGDFDFAFLYLATMDEVGHDHGWMSERYLEQVAHADRLIGEVVESLPSDTVVLVHSDHGGHGRTHGTDAAEDMNIPWIIAGPGIRRDHRIESSVSLLDTAPTIAAILGVEPAESWEGRAVDEIFLP, encoded by the coding sequence ATGCCCAGAGTCCTTTACATCAGTTCGGATGGCATGCGCCCGGACGCCATCTCGGCCGCCCGTGCCGACAACCTGCTCTCTCTCATGAGCCGGGGAGCCTACACGCTGGGCGCCTGCTCGGTCATGCCCTCGGTGAGCCTCCCCTGTCACATGAGCATCTTCCACAGCGTGCCCCCGCAGCGGCATGGCATCGTCCAGAACACCTTCACTCCCATGGCGCGGCCGGTGCCGGGACTCATCGACGTGCTGCAGGAGGCCGGCCGCAAGTGCTGCAGCTTCTACTCATGGGAACCGCTCCGGGACGTCAGTCGACCGGGACGGCTGGCCGTCTCGTCACTGATCGCCTACCGGCGCAACCCTGAGGAGGCCGACGATCTGGTGGTGCGAGCGGCCTTGCCGCACCTCAGCTCGGGCGACTTCGACTTCGCCTTCCTCTATCTTGCGACGATGGACGAGGTGGGCCACGACCACGGCTGGATGAGCGAGCGCTACCTAGAACAGGTGGCGCATGCCGACCGCCTCATCGGGGAAGTCGTGGAGAGCCTGCCTTCCGACACTGTCGTGCTGGTCCACAGCGACCACGGTGGTCACGGCAGGACGCACGGTACCGACGCGGCAGAGGACATGAACATCCCCTGGATAATCGCCGGCCCCGGGATAAGACGAGATCACCGGATCGAGAGTTCGGTGAGCCTGCTCGACACCGCGCCCACGATCGCCGCGATCCTGGGCGTGGAACCCGCCGAGTCGTGGGAGGGACGCGCGGTCGACGAGATCTTCCTGCCGTGA
- a CDS encoding inositol monophosphatase family protein translates to MSEPLSCYLDFAIQTAYEAGRLTLGYFQTDLRTEFKSDDSPVTVADRRAEELIRARIEFRFPTHAMLGEEYGDKVAEGATHRWIIDPIDGTKAFMRGVPLYGVLLGLEIEGACAVGVAYFPALDEMLSAASGLGCHWNGRPTRVSNTESLSRGIVSCTDNGSFRRHGVSRSWEAIQDASYHRVGWSDAYGHLLVATGRIELMIEPSVKPWDCGPFPVILREAGGYFGDWQGSETIYSKRVLSTSRRLLPEVLGLVAAEGS, encoded by the coding sequence GTGAGCGAGCCGCTCTCGTGTTACCTCGACTTCGCGATCCAGACGGCGTACGAGGCAGGCAGACTGACACTCGGATACTTCCAGACCGACCTGCGAACGGAGTTCAAGAGCGACGACAGCCCGGTCACAGTGGCCGACCGGCGTGCCGAGGAGCTGATCAGGGCGCGGATCGAGTTTCGGTTCCCGACCCACGCCATGCTGGGCGAGGAGTATGGCGACAAGGTCGCAGAGGGAGCGACACACCGCTGGATCATCGATCCGATAGACGGCACCAAGGCGTTCATGCGAGGCGTGCCGCTATACGGGGTGCTCCTGGGTCTCGAGATCGAGGGGGCGTGCGCCGTGGGGGTCGCCTACTTCCCGGCGCTGGATGAGATGCTCTCGGCGGCCAGCGGACTAGGCTGCCACTGGAACGGCCGGCCCACCCGCGTTTCCAATACCGAGTCGCTCAGCCGGGGCATCGTCTCATGCACCGACAACGGCTCCTTCCGTCGCCACGGCGTTAGCAGGAGTTGGGAAGCGATCCAGGACGCCAGCTACCACCGGGTGGGATGGTCGGACGCCTACGGCCACCTGCTGGTAGCGACCGGTCGCATCGAACTGATGATCGAGCCCTCGGTGAAGCCGTGGGACTGCGGTCCGTTCCCGGTCATCCTGCGCGAAGCCGGAGGCTACTTCGGCGACTGGCAAGGCAGCGAGACCATCTACTCGAAACGGGTGCTGAGCACCAGCCGGAGGCTGCTGCCCGAGGTGCTCGGGCTCGTCGCGGCGGAGGGTTCCTAG